A window of Amycolatopsis australiensis contains these coding sequences:
- the fxsT gene encoding FxSxx-COOH system tetratricopeptide repeat protein, whose product MADPVDRLPTEALNADEIADAVWLAARIAASEPPRPEPGPPPEPPPPPQAPPEPPEPPPEPPEPRVEHPPPARPEPVRPGGGHPEPPPVPLEPVPVPRRPRKPAAAPPIRAVPPSLPRGLAKALRPLNRLVRLKDRTELDEEETAVAAAETRVWLPVHRPSRGHAFEVVLVVDRGSSMVLWDRTTRAFRALLERQGAFSDVKTVSVDTDDPVVRAVETTPGTACEPAQLADPTGRRLVIVLSDGVGAAWRSGSMFRILTLWAKTCHVSFFHLLPGERWNWTGVRVAPRSLRGVLPGTANPIPVLELAPRHLRRWADLVSGTTGVRLPVLVPPRPDELTGDGTGDAGEALSPTERLDRFLATGTSPAIRLAGLLAAAPLTLRVMQAVHGTLMPQAHPAHLAEIHMGRLLHRVPANAGGEKPPVEYDFAPGLRRRLLATVSRADTARVQRVVEDVLGPHEPAVADLRGTLAAPDEATLPVVTSRTEPLLSVQRDVLRALSGPYARRANRLGDALERFQKSRNDPASRTIEDEIGSAASDLHPEPIKPPRGISAVTTTSSEPGTEIRSSGQQPAVWGGVPLRNVNFIGRGDLLRALHGELSKSTRTAVLPGALHGMGGIGKSQIAVEYVYRHAEEYDLIWWIPSENPSEIQASLVKLAKRLDLPVEQSVDTAVPAVLETLGSGEPYRRWLLVFDNADRPEDVREFWPRRGEGHILVTSRNPQWSEVAQAVEVDVFRRTESRELLQRRNRDLGDEDADRLATVLGDLPLAVEQAAAWRAETGMATDEYLQLFENKRTELLQSRPPADYDVAVEAAWNVSLDRLRDENRGALELLEVCAFFSPEPIPRAMFSGVRNVPTSEALEQTLGDPIQLGRAIREITRYSLAKIDHRSDTLQLHRLVQLVLRNKLTPEDQERVRHTAHLLLANRDPKQPDSVDYWTRYAELLPHIRAVDARNCTDRWVRRMAINAVNYLFAFGDPAGALEMAQDYAQYWTEKLGEKHPDTLVVSRWWGRMLRALGRFEEGRAVAERTLALMQETLGETHEETLLTMHGVASDLRAKGDFERARRMNEFAYLSALDRFGEDDPDTLAAANNYALSLRLVGEFAAARDLDERTAQRKQTVLGPDHRHTLLTLDNWSVDLRETGDYLRARAEQEDTVRRMRAQLGSRHPMTLSAIKNLAIAYRKAGLHRDKKALTLAMEATDGLVAKYGESHPDAMSATMDLSIEHRQDGNLAEARRLGEHVKGLYEATWGEKHPFSVAAATNLAVTLRLLGSAEQVEQARALDERALADMTEALGEDHPFTLVCATNYASDLAESGDHERAYQLDQATLERSERVLGPDHPSSLALLVNQALDLRRLGRTEEADSLQLNAVQRLRQVLGPEHPATADAQFNHRANCDIDPMQI is encoded by the coding sequence ATGGCCGACCCGGTCGACCGCCTCCCCACCGAGGCGCTCAACGCGGACGAGATCGCCGACGCGGTCTGGCTCGCCGCCCGCATCGCGGCGAGCGAGCCGCCGCGCCCGGAACCGGGCCCGCCGCCCGAGCCGCCGCCCCCGCCCCAAGCGCCACCGGAGCCACCGGAGCCACCACCCGAGCCGCCGGAACCCCGCGTCGAGCACCCGCCGCCCGCGCGCCCCGAGCCGGTCCGGCCGGGCGGCGGCCATCCCGAACCACCGCCGGTGCCGCTCGAACCGGTCCCGGTGCCGCGGCGGCCGCGCAAACCCGCGGCGGCGCCGCCGATCCGCGCGGTGCCGCCGAGCCTGCCCCGAGGTCTGGCGAAGGCGCTGCGCCCGCTGAACCGGCTCGTCCGGCTCAAGGACCGGACCGAGCTGGACGAGGAGGAAACCGCGGTCGCCGCGGCGGAGACCCGGGTCTGGCTGCCGGTGCACCGGCCCTCGCGCGGCCACGCGTTCGAGGTCGTGCTCGTCGTGGACCGCGGTTCTTCCATGGTGCTCTGGGATCGGACCACGCGCGCGTTCCGCGCCCTGCTGGAACGGCAGGGCGCGTTCAGCGACGTCAAGACGGTTTCGGTGGACACCGACGATCCGGTCGTGCGGGCCGTGGAAACCACGCCGGGCACCGCGTGCGAGCCGGCGCAGCTGGCGGATCCGACGGGGCGGCGCCTCGTCATCGTGCTCAGCGACGGCGTCGGCGCCGCGTGGCGCAGCGGGTCGATGTTCCGGATCCTGACGCTGTGGGCGAAAACCTGCCACGTCTCCTTCTTCCACCTCCTTCCGGGTGAACGCTGGAACTGGACGGGCGTGCGCGTGGCGCCCCGGTCCCTGCGCGGCGTGCTGCCCGGGACGGCGAACCCGATTCCCGTGCTGGAGCTGGCCCCGCGCCACCTGCGGCGGTGGGCGGACCTCGTCTCCGGCACCACCGGCGTGCGGCTTCCGGTGCTCGTCCCGCCGCGGCCGGACGAACTCACCGGCGACGGCACGGGTGACGCCGGAGAAGCGCTTTCCCCGACGGAAAGGCTGGATCGATTCCTCGCCACCGGAACCTCACCCGCGATCCGCCTGGCCGGGCTCCTCGCGGCGGCCCCGCTGACGCTGCGAGTCATGCAGGCGGTGCACGGCACCCTGATGCCGCAGGCGCATCCCGCGCACCTGGCGGAAATCCACATGGGACGGCTGCTGCACCGGGTGCCGGCGAACGCGGGCGGGGAAAAACCGCCGGTGGAGTACGATTTCGCGCCCGGGCTGCGCCGCCGGCTGCTGGCGACCGTTTCCCGCGCCGACACCGCGCGCGTCCAGCGGGTGGTCGAAGACGTCCTGGGCCCGCACGAACCCGCGGTGGCCGACCTGCGCGGCACGCTGGCGGCTCCCGACGAAGCCACTCTACCGGTGGTTACCTCGCGCACCGAACCTTTGCTATCTGTTCAACGTGACGTTCTGAGAGCCTTGTCGGGGCCTTACGCCCGACGCGCCAACCGATTGGGTGATGCCTTGGAACGCTTTCAGAAGTCCCGTAACGACCCAGCTTCGAGGACGATTGAGGATGAGATAGGGTCCGCCGCATCCGATCTGCATCCTGAACCGATCAAGCCACCTCGAGGGATTTCCGCAGTGACCACCACCAGTTCGGAGCCGGGCACTGAGATCCGCAGCTCCGGCCAGCAGCCTGCCGTCTGGGGCGGCGTTCCGCTGCGCAACGTCAACTTCATCGGCCGCGGAGATCTGCTTCGCGCCCTGCACGGTGAACTTTCCAAGTCCACCCGCACCGCCGTGCTGCCGGGGGCACTGCACGGGATGGGCGGCATCGGCAAATCCCAGATCGCGGTCGAGTACGTCTACCGACACGCCGAAGAATACGACCTGATCTGGTGGATTCCCTCGGAAAACCCTTCGGAAATCCAGGCGTCGCTGGTCAAACTGGCCAAACGGCTCGACCTTCCGGTGGAGCAGTCGGTGGACACCGCGGTGCCCGCCGTGCTGGAGACGCTGGGCAGCGGCGAACCGTATCGCCGCTGGCTGCTCGTGTTCGACAACGCCGACCGCCCGGAGGACGTGCGCGAGTTCTGGCCGCGGCGGGGTGAGGGCCACATCCTCGTCACCTCCCGGAACCCGCAGTGGTCGGAGGTGGCGCAGGCGGTCGAGGTGGATGTCTTCCGCCGCACGGAAAGCCGGGAGCTGCTGCAGCGGCGCAACCGCGATCTCGGCGACGAGGACGCCGACCGGCTCGCCACCGTGCTCGGCGACCTCCCGCTGGCCGTCGAGCAGGCCGCGGCCTGGCGGGCCGAGACGGGCATGGCGACCGACGAATACCTGCAGCTGTTCGAAAACAAGCGCACCGAACTGCTCCAGTCGCGGCCCCCGGCGGACTACGACGTCGCGGTCGAGGCCGCGTGGAACGTTTCGCTGGACCGCCTTCGCGACGAGAACCGCGGCGCGCTGGAACTGCTCGAGGTGTGCGCTTTCTTCTCGCCCGAGCCGATCCCGCGGGCGATGTTCAGCGGCGTCCGCAACGTCCCGACCTCGGAAGCGCTCGAGCAGACCCTCGGCGACCCGATCCAGCTGGGGCGGGCCATCCGCGAAATCACCCGCTACAGCCTCGCGAAGATCGACCACCGCAGCGACACGCTTCAGCTGCACCGGCTCGTACAGCTGGTGCTGCGCAACAAGCTCACGCCCGAAGACCAGGAACGGGTGCGCCACACCGCGCACCTGCTGCTCGCCAACCGCGACCCCAAGCAGCCCGACTCGGTCGACTACTGGACGCGCTACGCCGAACTGCTGCCGCACATCCGCGCCGTCGACGCGCGCAACTGCACCGACCGCTGGGTGCGCCGGATGGCGATCAACGCGGTCAACTACCTCTTCGCCTTCGGCGACCCGGCCGGCGCGCTGGAAATGGCGCAGGACTACGCGCAGTACTGGACCGAGAAGCTCGGCGAGAAGCACCCCGACACGCTGGTCGTTTCGCGGTGGTGGGGACGCATGCTCCGCGCGCTCGGCCGGTTCGAGGAAGGCCGCGCGGTCGCGGAGCGGACCCTCGCCCTGATGCAGGAAACGCTCGGCGAGACGCACGAAGAAACGTTGCTCACCATGCACGGCGTCGCCTCGGACCTGCGCGCGAAGGGCGATTTCGAGCGGGCGCGCCGGATGAACGAGTTCGCCTACCTGAGCGCGCTGGACCGCTTCGGCGAAGACGACCCGGACACGCTGGCGGCGGCCAACAACTACGCGCTGAGCCTGCGCCTGGTCGGCGAGTTCGCCGCGGCACGGGACCTGGACGAGCGGACGGCGCAACGCAAGCAGACCGTCCTGGGCCCGGACCACCGGCACACGCTGCTGACGCTGGACAACTGGTCGGTGGACCTGCGCGAGACGGGCGACTACCTGCGGGCGCGCGCCGAGCAGGAGGACACGGTCCGCCGGATGCGGGCGCAGCTGGGCAGCAGGCACCCGATGACGCTGTCGGCCATCAAGAACCTCGCGATCGCCTACCGCAAAGCGGGCCTGCACCGCGACAAGAAGGCGCTGACCCTCGCCATGGAGGCGACGGACGGGCTGGTCGCGAAGTACGGCGAGTCCCACCCCGACGCGATGTCGGCGACGATGGACCTGTCGATCGAGCACCGCCAGGACGGCAACCTGGCCGAGGCCCGCCGGCTCGGCGAGCACGTCAAGGGGCTCTACGAAGCGACGTGGGGCGAAAAGCACCCGTTCAGCGTGGCCGCGGCGACGAACCTGGCCGTCACGCTGCGCCTGCTCGGTTCGGCCGAGCAGGTCGAGCAAGCCCGCGCGCTGGACGAGCGGGCGCTCGCGGACATGACCGAGGCGCTGGGCGAAGACCACCCGTTCACCCTGGTCTGCGCGACGAACTACGCGAGCGACCTGGCCGAATCCGGTGACCACGAACGCGCGTACCAGCTCGACCAGGCGACGCTGGAGCGGTCCGAGCGCGTGCTGGGCCCGGACCACCCGTCTTCGTTGGCGCTGCTGGTCAACCAGGCGCTGGACCTGCGGCGGCTGGGCCGGACGGAGGAGGCGGACAGCCTCCAGCTGAACGCGGTCCAGCGGCTGCGGCAGGTTCTCGGCCCGGAGCACCCGGCGACGGCGGACGCGCAGTTCAACCACCGGGCGAACTGCGACATCGACCCGATGCAGATCTGA
- a CDS encoding MoxR family ATPase yields MSGAEIPPWCVYRGHGLPPPDGEDAPELPAPPSWRTFDGGPALPVPPSSDAEFVRRLGEPSVASAREATPKEVLTVNAALYLRRPLLVTGNPGTGKSSLAYKIARELGLGPVLRWPISSRTVSRDGLYTYDAIGRVQAAATEEGGDIGGFVRLGPLGTALLPHDRPRVLLVDELDKSDIDLPNDLLAVFEDGDFEIQPLARIAATQPEVTVFTHDRGGRATVRDGHVRCRAFPVVVVTSNGERDFPPAFLRRCLRLDLPQPGFEQLVGMVAAHFRDVPARSDDLIHEFLASSGQEGGLANDQLLNALHLTTSGAHQHDANWEVLRDTLWRRLNVRGAD; encoded by the coding sequence ATGAGCGGTGCCGAGATCCCGCCATGGTGCGTCTACCGCGGTCACGGGCTGCCGCCGCCCGACGGCGAGGACGCCCCCGAGCTGCCCGCACCGCCCAGCTGGCGCACCTTCGACGGCGGCCCGGCCCTGCCGGTCCCGCCGTCGTCGGACGCCGAATTCGTGCGACGGCTCGGGGAACCGTCCGTCGCCTCGGCGCGGGAGGCGACGCCCAAAGAGGTCCTGACCGTCAACGCGGCGCTCTACCTGCGGCGTCCGCTGCTGGTCACCGGCAATCCCGGCACCGGGAAGTCCAGCCTGGCCTACAAGATCGCGCGTGAGCTCGGGCTGGGCCCGGTGCTGCGCTGGCCGATCAGCAGCCGCACGGTCTCGCGGGACGGGCTCTACACCTACGACGCCATCGGCCGCGTCCAGGCCGCGGCGACCGAGGAAGGCGGGGACATCGGCGGGTTCGTCCGGCTCGGCCCGCTCGGCACCGCGCTGCTGCCCCACGACCGGCCACGCGTCCTGCTCGTCGACGAGCTGGACAAGTCGGACATCGACCTGCCCAACGACCTGCTCGCGGTGTTCGAAGACGGCGACTTCGAGATCCAGCCGCTCGCCCGGATCGCCGCCACCCAGCCGGAAGTCACCGTCTTCACGCACGACCGCGGCGGCCGCGCGACGGTGCGGGACGGGCACGTGCGGTGCCGCGCGTTCCCGGTCGTGGTGGTGACGAGCAACGGCGAACGCGACTTCCCGCCCGCGTTCCTGCGCCGCTGCCTCCGCCTCGACCTGCCGCAGCCCGGGTTCGAGCAGCTCGTCGGCATGGTGGCGGCGCACTTCCGCGACGTGCCGGCCCGCAGCGACGACTTGATCCACGAATTCCTCGCCAGCAGCGGGCAGGAGGGCGGCCTCGCCAACGACCAGCTGCTCAACGCGCTGCACCTGACCACGTCCGGCGCGCACCAGCACGACGCGAACTGGGAGGTGCTCCGCGACACGCTGTGGCGCCGGCTCAACGTCCGGGGAGCCGACTGA
- a CDS encoding MFS transporter has translation MKARLAPVYAAGFVTAFGAHSIAAGLGGYAESEHASLLTLGLLLAVYDGAEVVLKPVFGALADRVGPRPVLLGGLLAFAVASAAFVLAGNPALVGVARLGQGAAAAAFSPAAGALVARLTPETGRGRAFGGYGAWKGLGYTLGPVLGGVLITLGGYPLLFGTLGLLALAVAGWSLAAVPVVAPLPRTRQTVLDLARRLATRGFLRPTATLAGATAAVAVGVGFLPVAGARFGPLATGAVVSLLAAVGAVVQPWAGRARDAGRIGDGVGMAAGLALAALGLAAATVVPGIAGLLVAALTIGAGTGLATPIGFAHLAAATPPERLGQTMGAAEVGRELGDAGGPLLVGAVAAAGSLGLGLSGLAGLLALFAVVVGIGARK, from the coding sequence GTGAAGGCGCGGCTCGCGCCCGTCTACGCGGCGGGGTTCGTCACGGCGTTCGGCGCCCACAGCATCGCCGCCGGGCTCGGTGGCTACGCCGAATCCGAACACGCGTCCCTGCTCACGCTGGGGCTGTTGCTGGCGGTCTACGACGGCGCCGAAGTCGTGCTGAAACCGGTCTTCGGCGCGCTGGCCGACCGCGTCGGACCGCGCCCGGTGCTGCTGGGCGGGTTGCTGGCGTTCGCCGTCGCGTCGGCGGCGTTCGTCCTCGCCGGCAATCCCGCGCTGGTCGGCGTGGCCCGCCTCGGCCAGGGTGCCGCCGCGGCCGCGTTCTCCCCGGCCGCGGGCGCGCTGGTGGCCCGGCTGACGCCGGAAACCGGCCGCGGCCGCGCGTTCGGCGGCTACGGCGCGTGGAAAGGCCTCGGCTACACCCTCGGCCCGGTGCTCGGCGGCGTGCTGATCACGCTGGGCGGCTATCCGCTGCTGTTCGGCACGCTCGGCCTGCTCGCGCTGGCGGTCGCGGGGTGGTCCCTGGCCGCCGTCCCCGTCGTGGCACCGCTGCCGCGAACCCGGCAGACCGTGCTCGATCTCGCCCGCCGGCTGGCCACCCGCGGCTTCCTCCGTCCGACCGCGACACTCGCGGGCGCGACGGCCGCCGTCGCCGTCGGGGTGGGATTCCTGCCCGTGGCCGGCGCGCGCTTCGGCCCCTTGGCCACCGGAGCGGTCGTCTCGCTGCTGGCGGCCGTGGGCGCGGTGGTCCAGCCGTGGGCGGGCCGGGCCCGCGACGCCGGCCGGATCGGCGACGGCGTGGGCATGGCGGCCGGGCTCGCGCTGGCCGCGCTGGGCCTGGCGGCCGCCACCGTGGTGCCGGGCATCGCGGGGTTGCTGGTGGCGGCGCTGACGATCGGCGCGGGCACCGGCCTGGCCACCCCGATCGGCTTCGCGCACCTCGCCGCGGCCACGCCCCCCGAACGTCTCGGCCAGACGATGGGCGCGGCGGAAGTCGGCCGCGAACTCGGCGACGCGGGCGGCCCGCTGCTCGTCGGCGCGGTGGCGGCCGCCGGCTCGCTCGGCCTCGGGTTGTCCGGGCTGGCCGGGCTGCTGGCCCTTTTCGCCGTGGTGGTCGGGATCGGCGCGCGAAAGTAG
- a CDS encoding effector-associated domain 2-containing protein, with amino-acid sequence MTSWNGGDFPSSLGFLIDCLEQIPSLRDPGSRRLCLDLLADHLGVPLVVEELPTTRASLIGIVQACRRQHPRALSAFVDAVEQMEPGSIPVRRARAAVDDMAALDLVTEYDRQELLTLLGENPSSRLAELVRAAAGPAAELTSADHRPADALATLERMNAQPDGVPPLLLFVEYLAAAADEQRAEALRDWNDRQAARLGLTEQISAVRLAQATEPATPAAVVAYLVVRIEPDLLDPGLLVVVHWRHNDPAGWRPRRGEPFTGDLDAVRAHVAELVAKAETGWARDASAIRIEFLLPYALLNLPVDQWDLEADSPLPRPLGLHYQVVVRSLDRARSPRWHREWRRRWDLLKKVPAGLTTPEEHWLWSDGAKRRHLTALDAKLAEQKKVVSLVLRSVPEGPDPGEVLVGVRTGIPVMIWHRTESARSAFEAEIKSLRDVLPELVEHLRLLRTRARQAARPDSHVGSRVSLLWDDPERPVEPQDPPAAPIEEVPAR; translated from the coding sequence GTCGAAGAACTGCCCACCACGCGGGCCAGCCTGATCGGCATCGTGCAGGCCTGCCGGCGGCAGCACCCGCGCGCGCTCAGTGCCTTCGTCGACGCCGTCGAGCAAATGGAGCCCGGGTCCATTCCCGTGCGACGCGCCCGCGCCGCCGTCGACGACATGGCCGCTCTCGATCTCGTCACCGAATACGATCGGCAGGAACTGCTCACCCTCCTGGGCGAAAATCCCAGCAGCAGGCTCGCCGAGCTCGTGCGGGCCGCCGCCGGGCCCGCCGCCGAGCTCACTTCCGCCGACCACCGGCCGGCTGACGCGCTCGCCACCCTCGAACGGATGAACGCGCAGCCCGACGGCGTTCCGCCGTTGCTGCTGTTCGTCGAATACCTCGCCGCCGCCGCGGACGAGCAGCGCGCCGAAGCGCTGCGCGACTGGAACGACCGGCAGGCCGCGCGGCTCGGCCTGACCGAGCAGATCAGCGCCGTCCGGCTGGCGCAGGCCACCGAACCCGCGACGCCGGCGGCGGTCGTCGCCTACCTCGTCGTCCGCATCGAACCGGACCTGCTCGATCCCGGCCTGCTCGTCGTCGTGCACTGGCGGCACAACGATCCCGCCGGCTGGCGGCCGCGGCGCGGCGAGCCGTTCACCGGTGACCTCGACGCCGTCCGCGCGCACGTCGCCGAACTGGTCGCGAAGGCCGAGACCGGCTGGGCGCGGGACGCCTCGGCCATCCGGATCGAGTTCCTCCTGCCGTACGCGCTGCTGAACCTGCCCGTCGACCAGTGGGACCTCGAGGCGGACAGCCCGCTGCCCCGCCCGCTCGGCCTGCACTACCAGGTCGTCGTCCGCAGCCTCGACCGCGCGCGTTCGCCGCGCTGGCACCGGGAATGGCGGCGCCGCTGGGATCTGCTGAAGAAGGTGCCCGCCGGCCTGACCACCCCCGAAGAGCACTGGCTGTGGAGCGACGGCGCGAAGCGGCGGCACCTGACCGCGCTCGACGCCAAGCTGGCCGAGCAGAAGAAAGTCGTGTCGCTCGTGCTGCGTTCGGTGCCGGAAGGCCCGGACCCGGGCGAGGTGCTCGTCGGGGTCCGGACCGGGATCCCGGTGATGATCTGGCACCGCACCGAATCCGCCCGCTCGGCGTTCGAGGCGGAGATCAAGTCCCTGCGTGACGTCCTGCCCGAACTCGTCGAGCACCTGCGCCTCCTGCGGACCCGCGCCCGGCAGGCGGCGCGGCCCGACTCCCATGTGGGCAGCCGGGTTTCGCTGCTGTGGGACGACCCGGAACGGCCCGTCGAGCCGCAGGATCCGCCCGCGGCCCCGATCGAGGAGGTGCCCGCCCGATGA
- a CDS encoding HEXXH motif domain-containing protein: MLDTHRVSLTSLDAMAAGRSDAAVVEQLRQADRSRRLTLLRAVLDAAAERDPAMSPLPPLDEAWTLLIEAQQRDPAATDRVLAHPHTGLWAADVLQRLAKGGTGPDDPPLWADLGGLHRLATAAAIRAGHDFRSRVPVWRGRLMLPTLGLAEVRSHREWDFAQVHAERGHILVRGPSGSVQLPDDSSADGPGWFALRTLRVAGGELWLDDIDPYREFAGPLPPHRLDTAEVARWAESLDETWRLLTAHHPAIAAELAAGLTTLVPRAAVDRFTPYSASHNDVFGSLVLSPPPEPVTFAATLVHEFQHSKLGVLLVLVDLLDPAADNESPRLYAPWRDDPRPASGLLHGAFSFLGVTAFYREHYPVEKGLAARAAQFEFAYRREQTARAVSTLLADAVPSALGRRFLTAAGERLREWGTEPLPGEIVRAAGWANLDHHLSWRLRHLRVADDVVGELAEAWLRNRPCPPVSREPPSLRPAARPAGAARLALTRTWLTDPDLYDIYRAEPELAMAEISGASAADLALVDGDTRTAAELYRQQLATAPDAPAVWAGLAVATGHPALLAHPELVHAVHREIRLRRGGVPNPDQLARWLS, from the coding sequence ATGCTGGACACCCACCGGGTGTCACTGACGAGCCTCGACGCGATGGCCGCGGGCAGAAGTGACGCGGCCGTCGTCGAGCAGCTCAGGCAAGCCGACCGCAGCAGGCGGCTGACCCTGCTGCGAGCCGTGCTCGACGCCGCCGCCGAGCGGGATCCCGCGATGTCCCCGCTGCCGCCGCTCGACGAGGCCTGGACGTTGCTGATCGAGGCGCAGCAACGGGATCCGGCCGCGACCGACCGCGTCCTCGCGCACCCGCACACGGGCCTGTGGGCGGCGGACGTCCTGCAGCGGCTGGCGAAAGGCGGTACCGGGCCGGACGATCCGCCGTTGTGGGCCGACCTCGGCGGCCTGCACCGGCTGGCCACCGCCGCGGCGATCCGCGCCGGGCACGACTTCCGGTCGCGGGTCCCGGTGTGGCGCGGCCGGCTCATGCTGCCCACGCTCGGCCTCGCCGAGGTCCGCAGCCACCGCGAATGGGATTTCGCGCAGGTGCACGCCGAACGCGGTCACATCCTCGTGCGCGGCCCGTCCGGCAGCGTGCAGCTGCCCGACGACAGCTCGGCCGACGGTCCGGGCTGGTTCGCCCTGCGCACGCTGCGCGTGGCCGGCGGTGAGCTGTGGCTCGACGACATCGACCCGTACCGCGAATTCGCCGGCCCGCTGCCACCGCATCGGCTCGACACCGCGGAAGTCGCGCGGTGGGCGGAAAGCCTGGACGAGACCTGGCGATTGCTGACCGCGCACCACCCCGCGATCGCGGCGGAGCTGGCCGCCGGGCTGACCACGCTGGTGCCGCGGGCGGCGGTCGACCGGTTCACGCCGTACAGCGCGTCGCACAACGACGTCTTCGGTTCCCTGGTGTTGTCCCCGCCACCGGAACCGGTGACGTTCGCGGCGACGCTGGTGCACGAATTCCAGCACAGCAAGCTGGGGGTGCTGTTGGTTCTCGTGGACCTGCTGGATCCCGCGGCGGACAACGAATCGCCGCGGCTCTACGCGCCTTGGCGCGACGATCCCCGACCGGCGTCCGGCCTCCTGCACGGCGCGTTTTCCTTTCTGGGCGTGACGGCGTTCTACCGCGAGCACTATCCGGTGGAAAAAGGACTGGCGGCCCGGGCCGCGCAATTCGAATTCGCGTACCGGCGCGAGCAGACCGCCCGCGCGGTGAGCACGCTGCTCGCGGACGCGGTTCCGTCGGCGCTGGGCAGGCGGTTCCTGACCGCGGCGGGGGAGCGGCTGCGCGAGTGGGGCACCGAACCGCTGCCGGGTGAAATCGTGCGCGCGGCCGGGTGGGCGAACCTCGACCACCACCTGTCGTGGCGGCTGCGCCACCTGCGCGTCGCGGACGACGTGGTGGGGGAGCTGGCCGAAGCGTGGCTGCGGAACCGCCCGTGCCCGCCGGTTTCGCGGGAGCCGCCGAGCCTGCGGCCGGCGGCGCGCCCGGCCGGCGCGGCGAGGCTGGCGCTCACCCGGACGTGGCTGACGGACCCGGACCTGTACGACATTTACCGCGCCGAGCCGGAGCTGGCGATGGCGGAGATCAGCGGGGCGTCGGCAGCGGATCTGGCTTTGGTGGACGGCGACACCCGCACGGCGGCGGAGCTGTACCGGCAACAGCTCGCGACGGCGCCGGACGCACCGGCGGTCTGGGCGGGATTGGCGGTGGCGACCGGACATCCGGCGTTGCTGGCTCATCCGGAGCTGGTGCACGCGGTGCACCGCGAGATCCGGCTGCGGCGGGGCGGCGTCCCGAACCCGGATCAGCTGGCACGCTGGCTGAGCTGA